A single genomic interval of Gossypium raimondii isolate GPD5lz chromosome 11, ASM2569854v1, whole genome shotgun sequence harbors:
- the LOC105803866 gene encoding cytochrome P450 CYP82D47 encodes MFHKSATCLHKTFFIYKGIDCLTFYWVVLDHKQASRFKDSHGKVYSATPTSAKAHLNLLMDPPLQCFFSICCTLFALFSCIYFYQSSKKPSRSCSAPQAGGALPIIGHMHLFGGQQLTHKTLGGMADKYGPVFSLRLGSHEVLVLNSSEMAKECFTVHDKVFSTRPIITASKILGYDFAMFGFAPYGPYWREIRKITTIELLSNHRIDMLKHIRVSEVKSAIRELYKSWLSKGNGGSGVSVDMKQWFGDLTHNIALRMVGGKRYFGPNADCEEAEARRCEKVMRDFVHLFGVFVLSDAIPFLRWLDFLGYEKAMKRTAKELDSIVGGWLEEHKQKRLMCGGVIKEQDFMDVMLNILEDANITCYDADTINKATCLNLVLAGSDTTMVTLTWALSLLLNNPHVLKRAQDELDMHVGKHRLLEESDVRNMVYLQAIVKETLRLYPPEPVISLRAASEDCTLSTGYRIPSGTRLMVNAWKIQRDERVWPEPHDFQPERFLTTNKDMDFQGQTFELIPFGSGRRSCPGVSLALKMLHFILGSFLHSFKVAKLSELEDVDMTESPGLTNPKATPLEVLITPRLDSKFFEI; translated from the exons ATGTTCCATAAAAGTGCCACGTGTCTGCATaagacattttttatatataaaggtATAGATTGTCTTACTTTTTATTGGGTTGTTTTGGATCATAAGCAAGCAAGTCGGTTCAAAGACAGCCATGGGAAGGTCTATTCTGCAACACCCACCTCTGCCAAAGCTCATCTGAATCTTCTAATGGATCCTCCCCTACAGTGCTTCTTTAGCATATGCTGCACCCTTTTTGCCCTTTTCAGTTGCATATACTTTTATCAGTCTTCAAAGAAACCAAGCAGAAGCTGCAGTGCTCCACAAGCCGGTGGTGCTTTACCTATCATTGGTCACATGCACCTCTTTGGTGGTCAGCAGCTCACACACAAAACCTTAGGTGGCATGGCTGACAAATACGGACCTGTCTTCTCCTTAAGGCTAGGATCACACGAAGTGTTGGTTTTAAATAGTTCGGAAATGGCCAAAGAATGTTTCACTGTCCATGATAAAGTTTTCTCCACTAGACCAATCATTACTGCTTCAAAGATTCTAGGCTATGATTTTGCTATGTTCGGGTTTGCTCCTTATGGACCTTACTGGCGTGAGATTCGCAAGATAACTACGATTGAGCTTCTATCTAACCACCGGATTGATATGCTCAAACATATACGAGTTTCAGAGGTAAAGAGTGCAATAAGAGAATTGTACAAGTCATGGCTTAGCAAAGGTAATGGAGGAAGTGGAGTATCCGTGGATATGAAGCAGTGGTTTGGGGATCTAACTCATAATATTGCTTTGAGAATGGTTGGGGGAAAAAGATACTTCGGACCAAACGCTGATTGTGAGGAAGCTGAAGCACGAAGATGCGAGAAAGTAATGAGAGATTTTGTTCATCTGTTCGGAGTGTTCGTGTTGTCTGATGCAATACCATTTCTTAGATGGTTGGATTTCCTAGGATATGAGAAAGCCATGAAAAGAACAGCAAAAGAATTGGACAGTATTGTAGGAGGGTGGCTGGAGGAGCATAAACAAAAGAGGCTCATGTGTGGAGGGGTGATAAAAGAGCAGGATTTCATGGATGTGATGCTCAACATCCTGGAAGACGCCAACATTACTTGTTACGACGCCGATACAATCAACAAGGCTACTTGCTTG AATTTAGTCTTAGCAGGGAGTGACACAACCATGGTCACTCTCACTTGGGCCTTGTCTTTGCTATTAAATAATCCGCACGTGCTAAAAAGGGCCCAGGATGAGCTAGACATGCACGTCGGCAAGCACAGACTGTTGGAAGAATCTGATGTTAGAAACATGGTCTACCTTCAAGCCATTGTCAAGGAAACATTGCGCTTATACCCACCAGAGCCAGTCATTAGCCTTCGGGCTGCATCGGAAGATTGCACTCTCTCAACAGGCTACCGCATTCCATCTGGTACACGACTGATGGTAAATGCCTGGAAGATTCAACGTGACGAGCGTGTATGGCCAGAACCCCATGATTTTCAGCCCGAGAGATTTTTGACCACCAATAAGGATATGGATTTTCAAGGCCAAACTTTTGAACTCATCCCATTTGGCTCAGGACGAAGATCGTGCCCTGGGGTGTCACTAGCCCTCAAGATGCTGCACTTTATCTTGGGCAGCTTCTTGCACAGTTTCAAAGTTGCGAAATTATCAGAGCTGGAAGATGTAGATATGACGGAAAGCCCTGGGTTAACAAATCCAAAAGCAACACCTCTTGAGGTTCTCATCACTCCACGTCTTGATTCGAAGTTCTTTGAGATATAG